The following proteins are encoded in a genomic region of Roseobacter fucihabitans:
- a CDS encoding MgtC/SapB family protein, translating into MNEIFNALDIGMTEADWLMRLIFALVAGGILGLDREVRRRRVGVRTYMMVSLGSAIFTITAIEMSRSMGTAELAADPTRVIQGLIGGLGFLGAGAIIQGDKNVGGMATAASLWVAGALGLASGVGLGLFAVICAILAASLLAASRFMEHRGADDRPDAD; encoded by the coding sequence ATGAACGAGATATTCAACGCATTGGATATTGGTATGACGGAAGCAGACTGGTTAATGCGGCTCATCTTTGCGCTGGTGGCGGGTGGCATCCTTGGGCTCGACCGTGAAGTCAGACGACGACGGGTTGGTGTGCGCACCTATATGATGGTGTCGCTCGGCTCTGCTATTTTTACGATCACTGCGATTGAAATGTCGCGTAGCATGGGAACCGCAGAACTGGCAGCCGACCCAACGCGTGTTATTCAAGGGCTTATTGGTGGACTTGGTTTCTTGGGTGCGGGCGCGATCATACAAGGCGACAAAAATGTCGGCGGCATGGCGACAGCAGCAAGCCTTTGGGTCGCTGGCGCGCTTGGACTTGCGTCCGGTGTTGGTTTGGGACTGTTTGCAGTCATTTGTGCGATACTCGCGGCAAGCTTGCTCGCGGCAAGTAGGTTTATGGAGCACCGCGGGGCAGACGACCGACCGGATGCTGACTGA
- a CDS encoding IS3 family transposase (programmed frameshift), with protein MAPRYTDEFRLDAVRIATTSGLTRPQAAADLGVGLSTLNKWVQKHQHDNLMSGPHEDVEKENERLRKEVRLLREEREVLKKAGNLLCRPKSVRFAFIDAWKEEWPVEFLCRVMQVTSRGFRAWRSRPMSQRQRDDMVILAHIREQHRLSLQSYGGPRMTEELQELGLQVGHRRVGRLMRENSIKIIRTQKYKVTTDSNHAFNIAPNLLGQDFFADGPNQKWADDISYIWTSEGWLYLAVILDLYSRRVIGWAVSNRMKRDLAIRALDMAVALRQPPKGCMHHTDRGSQYCSGDYQKRLSKHGFQVSMSGKGNCYDNSMVETFFKSLKAELIWRNRWETRRKAEGAIFQYINGFYNPRRRHSSLGGKSPLAFERKAA; from the exons ATGGCACCGAGATACACAGACGAGTTTCGTCTTGATGCAGTACGCATCGCAACGACCAGTGGGCTGACACGACCGCAAGCGGCAGCGGATTTAGGAGTTGGGCTTTCGACGTTGAACAAGTGGGTTCAAAAGCATCAGCATGACAACCTGATGTCGGGTCCTCACGAGGATGTCGAGAAAGAGAACGAACGCCTTCGCAAGGAAGTTCGGTTGCTTCGCGAGGAGAGGGAAGTGTTAAAAAAAGCGG GCAATCTTCTTTGCAGGCCAAAGTCGGTGAGGTTCGCCTTTATCGACGCCTGGAAAGAAGAATGGCCTGTCGAATTTCTTTGCCGCGTCATGCAGGTTACGTCGCGAGGATTTCGCGCGTGGCGAAGCCGCCCGATGAGCCAGCGACAGCGCGACGATATGGTGATCCTGGCGCATATCCGCGAACAGCACCGCTTAAGCCTGCAAAGCTATGGCGGGCCTCGCATGACCGAAGAACTGCAAGAACTGGGTCTGCAAGTTGGGCACCGGCGCGTGGGCCGCTTAATGCGGGAGAATAGCATCAAAATCATCAGGACCCAGAAATACAAGGTTACGACCGACAGCAATCATGCGTTTAACATCGCCCCTAACTTGCTGGGCCAGGACTTCTTTGCAGATGGTCCAAACCAAAAGTGGGCCGATGACATTTCCTACATCTGGACCAGTGAGGGCTGGTTGTATCTGGCAGTGATCCTTGATTTGTATTCCCGTCGTGTCATCGGTTGGGCGGTTAGCAATCGTATGAAGCGGGATCTGGCGATCCGAGCATTGGATATGGCTGTGGCACTGCGGCAACCGCCGAAGGGCTGCATGCATCATACGGATCGCGGGTCGCAATATTGTTCAGGCGACTATCAGAAACGGCTGTCTAAACACGGCTTCCAAGTTTCGATGAGCGGTAAGGGAAACTGCTACGACAATTCCATGGTTGAAACGTTCTTCAAATCACTCAAGGCAGAGCTGATTTGGCGCAACCGCTGGGAAACCAGGCGTAAAGCCGAAGGGGCGATTTTCCAGTATATCAATGGGTTCTACAATCCACGACGGCGGCACTCGTCATTAGGTGGCAAAAGCCCCTTGGCCTTCGAACGAAAGGCTGCCTAA
- a CDS encoding entericidin A/B family lipoprotein, protein MRITTLIIATVAAMTLAACETVQGAGEDISNAGAAISEESRDVQADL, encoded by the coding sequence ATGCGTATTACAACACTTATTATCGCGACCGTGGCTGCTATGACACTTGCCGCCTGTGAAACTGTTCAAGGTGCCGGCGAAGACATTTCGAACGCAGGCGCTGCGATCAGCGAAGAAAGTCGTGACGTACAGGCCGATCTCTAA